TACTACGTGCAGCGGCTGGGAGGAATCGATCGCGTACAGCGCTTCATTACGATCGCATCGCCTCATCGCGGGACTTTGACCGCTTACGGTTCTCAACTACCCGGTTGCGTTCAGATGCGTCCTGGGAGCGAATTTCTGACTGATTTGAGTCGGGATGTCACCATGTTGGAACGACTCAACTTCACTTCCATCTGGACACCCCTGGATTTAATGATCGTGCCGGCGAATAGTTCTCAGCTGCCGGTAGGTAAAAATGTACAGGTATCGGTTCCTCTACATCCCTGGATGCTGACAGACTCCAGGTGTCTCGCCGTAGTTGGAGAAGCGCTAGGAGAACCTCTCAGACAGTATCGCCCACCTGTGCGTACTCCCGATCGCCAAAAATCGCCGACGCATGACAATAATATTTAAACTCCAGCAAGTTGTGGAACGGATCTTCTAAAAAGAAGGTGCGATGTTCGGTAGGTAAACCGGCAAATCGGCGTTTAGCCTCTTGATAAAAGGATAAGTTTTTCTGTTTCGCCCTTTCTAGCAGCGCTTCCCAGTCCGCTTCGGAAGTGAAAACCAATCCAAAATGTCTGGGATATATGCCTTTTTGAGGAGTCACAGCTTCTTTCGCGACGTGGGCAACGATTTGATGCCCGTAAAGGTTAAGAATTACCGAATTTGGCGTTTCGCGACCGATTTCGCAACCCAAACCATCAGCGTAGAATGCTTTTGTTTGGGTAATATCGGTGACGGGAAAGGCAAGATGAAATAAAACTTCGTTCATAGTTTCCTGTTTTCGCGGAGGCTGATAATAAATGCTCTCTACTATTTATGCTCTTAATCCCTGGCTGGTAGCGGTGGGATTAAATACGGTTTTGCTGGCGATCGCGTTTTTGGCCCCTAAAAAGTTGCTCACACCCGCAGGCTACTTGCACGCTTGGGTATTGGGCGTTTTGATTTGGGGAACGCTGGGATGGGAGGGATATTTGACGGTGATGTTCTATTTTCTGGTTGGATCTGCCGTCACCCGCATCGGTATGGCCCAAAAGGAAGCAGAGGGAATTGCCGAAAAGCGTTCTGGTGCGCGTGGGCCAGAAAATGTCTGGGGTTCGGCTTTTACGGGGGCGCTGTGTGCTTTAGCAACTCTTCTGCCTCTCCCCCCCTCTCCCACTCTTTATTTGCTGCGTTTGGGCTATGTCGCCAGTTTCTCTACTAAGCTTTCCGACACTTGCGCTAGCGAGGTGGGCAAAGCTTACGGTAAACGCACATTTCTAATTACTACTTTACAACCGGTAGCGCGGGGAACGGAAGGCGCTGTCAGTCTGGAGGGAACTTTAGCTGGGGTGGCGGGATCGATCGCGAT
The sequence above is a segment of the Aerosakkonema funiforme FACHB-1375 genome. Coding sequences within it:
- a CDS encoding esterase/lipase family protein — its product is MKSENDRNPVLLVHGINDTGAVFHRMAPYLLQQGRSVYDLDLIPNNGAKHLDYLAQQVADFVANTFPPGQALDLVGFSMGGIVSRYYVQRLGGIDRVQRFITIASPHRGTLTAYGSQLPGCVQMRPGSEFLTDLSRDVTMLERLNFTSIWTPLDLMIVPANSSQLPVGKNVQVSVPLHPWMLTDSRCLAVVGEALGEPLRQYRPPVRTPDRQKSPTHDNNI
- a CDS encoding VOC family protein, encoding MNEVLFHLAFPVTDITQTKAFYADGLGCEIGRETPNSVILNLYGHQIVAHVAKEAVTPQKGIYPRHFGLVFTSEADWEALLERAKQKNLSFYQEAKRRFAGLPTEHRTFFLEDPFHNLLEFKYYCHASAIFGDREYAQVGDTV
- a CDS encoding TIGR00297 family protein translates to MLSTIYALNPWLVAVGLNTVLLAIAFLAPKKLLTPAGYLHAWVLGVLIWGTLGWEGYLTVMFYFLVGSAVTRIGMAQKEAEGIAEKRSGARGPENVWGSAFTGALCALATLLPLPPSPTLYLLRLGYVASFSTKLSDTCASEVGKAYGKRTFLITTLQPVARGTEGAVSLEGTLAGVAGSIAIALVGWGVGSIDLPGVGLCVVAAFVATNLESLLGATVQGKVGWLTNEVVNAINTLLGAIAAILLALAFDLAR